The region CATCTTCACTACAAGAGGAAGGTAAAATTTTGTAAGTGTGTGGGTGTGTCATGGGTTTGCATTTTGCATCGTGTGTTTAGATGCCTGAGCCCCTGCCTCCTGTGAAGAGAGGTTCATTTTTTGCCCGTTTTGAAGGAAACCTCCAGCAGGAGCCCTCAGCCCTCTCTCGTCTCACTCCCTGGCGTAAACCGGGAGGActccccggacaaaaaaaaaccaaaaaaccaaaccaaaacaaacaaaaaaaaccaaccctcTCCAGACACCTGAAATCGCCAAGCGCCAGGTGCCCACCGAGGCACAGTCCCGGCTGGTGTGAGGCTGCCCCCAGGTCTCCGTCCCCACCCCCTCGCTCCCAGGAGGGGACGGAAGTAACCTCGGGGAGGGAGAGCCAGCAAGCTCACCTCCTTCTGCCCCAGACGCCTGCGCCCGGCCTGCTTGTGCGTGCGGtgtggtgtgcgtgtgtgtctctCATGCAAACCCTCCCTCCCCAAACCGACCCCCCAACAGTTTGCCATTCCGTACAAATTTGgaaacaggtttttaaaaaacagcatgACGCACAACGGGGACGGGGCGGGGGAGGGCAGTGGCACTGGGGCCCCAAATCTCCGAGTCACTGATTGTAAGaacctggggaggggagggggcagcgCGGCCCCCCACTTCACCAAAGTGCACAGATCCGCTCTGGGGCGGGGCGGCCCGCGGGCCGGGAGGGGCATCCCAGGGCCGGGCCGATAGGCTCAGTCAGAACCTCCTTGCATAgatatttgtgtcttttttattattattattattggtagtagtattttttttttttttgccttttattgcTTCTAAAAGTTCTTACTGCGTTTTCTCTCCGATCCGGACTCTGCGTTCGGCCTCCGTCGcctcttagctttttttttttttttttgtatgtttgtttgttttaaaaaaggaaaaaggaaaaacggATTCTAGTTACAAATTGTCTtggcctttctctttcttctcaatCCACATCCCCTCCCgccaaaattaaaattccaaaatGCGGAGACTCGGGATTGGGTCGTGCCCCAGCACCCTGACTTCTGCCCTCTTCAAGAAGGGGGGATGCCCTGCTCCTTTCTGCCTCAGCAGCTGGGTGTCTGTTTTTATAACAATAATGAGAGGGAAAACCGCATCCCACAGCTCAGCTGCCCCCTCACCAAAGCCTTGGAGCCTGCAAGGAGGAGCGGGAGGAGAAAACCAAAGTGAAGATATTGGGAATGGGGGAGGGGTGTCTCCTGGGAGCACCCAGAGAGAGGTCCCTGGAGAAGCACTCCctgggagaaaggaggaaggaaccCCTCGGGGAGAGAGAAGGCAAGTCCCCTGGGGGAAGCGAGGCCCCTGGGACGGGCCACCCACAGGTAAGAGGACTGCGCTGCCCAGGAGAGCGGCAGGACCCGCGGCCTGCTCCCCGCGCCCCGcgctggggtgggtgggggtgtccCTGCGCTGAGGAGCTGAGGGCAGGGGGGCGggcaaaggcaaaagaaaaagaagggggcCGGCGCGAGGTCTCAGTTATGAAAAAACGCATTGAGCTCCTCGTACATGGGGCCCCGGTCGTGGTGAAGGTGCATATCGTAAGACAAGAGATTCTCCGAGTGGACGCCCCCGCGCACAGCCGACGAGCCGAAGACTAGCCCGTGGCCCGCGGGCCGCGAACCGGGCAGCGCCGAGTAGTGCATAGAGTAGTGGTAGCTCTTCTCGTGGTCGGGCGACGAGTCCTGCTTGAGTGAGAAGTTGCCATTGAGACAGAGCGGGGGGCTAAGCGGGCCCTCATATTCGGAGCTGTTGTAGTCCGGGCTCGCGCCGCCACCGCCCGCCGCCGCATACAGCGTCTCATAGGCGGCGCAGTAGCCGTGGGTCCGCAGGGCGTGTGCCGCGCCGCCGCCCAGGCCGCCGGCCGCCTGGCACTGTGCGCCCGCCAGGCGCGAGCACGGGTACGGATATGGGTGCATGGCAAAGGGGCCGCCCGAGCCGTGGAAGCGACCCGCGCCGTCGGCGCCCTGCTCTGTAAGGAAGTTGCGCGAGTTCAGCTGCAGGCAACCTGCCACCAGATTGGTGGTGGGCTGCGACAGACCCTTGCATAGAGTCTGCACATAGGACACTAGGTCTGGCCGCTTGCCGGAGCGCAGGATCTCCGAGAGCGCCCAGATGTAGTTCTTGGCTAGGCGCAGCGTCTCGATCTTGGACAGCTTCTGCGTCTTGGAGTAGCAGGGCACCACCTTGCGCAGGTTATCCAGCGCCGCGTTCAGGTCGTGCATGCGGTTGCGCTCCCTTGCGTTAGCCTTCTGCCTCCGAAGCTTGGAGCGCTCCAGGCGCGCTTTGGTCATCTTGCGCTTCTTGGGCCCGCGCTTCTTGGGCCTCTCGCCTTCCGCCTCGTCcagcccttcttcctcctcctcttcctcctcctcttcgcCCCCCAGCTCGCTCTCCTCCTTGACCTCTGCCAACGTGGCCTCCGGCACCTCTTCTCCACGAAGGGGGACTGGCTTGGCGGCCCGAGCGGGCCCCGGAGCCCCCGGCCCGGGCGCAGGCGGAGGCGGCGGCGGTGCGTCGCCCTTGTCGCTCCTCGGCTCGTCGTCGTCGCCGTCGCCCCAGCTGGCGAACTTGGGCACGTCCGAAAGGAGGCCGGGCTCGCTGAACAGGCGGGTCAGCATGGTGCCTGAGGGCGCCCCGCGGGCGGGAAGGGAGACAGACAGCACAGAGTGAGGGGCTTGCTGGGGTCACGAGGACCCCCCCATCACCTCCACCCCCGAGTCTCGTGCAGGTTCTTGCCCAGGGTTCCCTGGGTGCCCACGTTCTGCGCTGCCCCGCCCAGAGCCAGCCCAGCCCTACCCGCTGCCTGCCCGGGATCTCGGCCCAGGCCCTCTCCCCAGCTCCCTGGGCCCCGGCTCCGCCCCTCGCTCTAATGGGGGCCGCTCCCCGCACCAGGTTCTTCTCAGGGTCAGGGCGGGGACCGAGTGGGGGTTTCGGGACCAGATATCTTTGCCCGAAGAGGCAGCGCGCCCACCCTGAAAGCCTGTCTCTCCCGGCGGTGGAGAGAGGCTGGTCGGCCGCGGGTGGGGACAGCTGCCCCGCACCGCCGCTGTCGCGGCCCGGGCCCCTCGGCCTGGCTCACCCACCCCTCCCGTGGCTCTCACCCCCACGCTCCCTAATCCAATTTGCAACTTGGCCGCGCGCCGCCCCCTGCTCGGCCCCCACCCCCGCAGCCCCAATTTCAGAGGCGGGAGGATCAGTCTCCTCTAGCCGAAGCGTCCCCAGCTCCTGGAGCCGGCTCTGGGCGGCAAGGACTGAAGAAGCGGGGTGTGGGGAGGAGACTGAGAGAAGCCAGCCGGGTCCGTCTCCCCTGCGGTCAGTCACCCCCTTCCCCCTTCAAACTGCCTCCCTCCCACAGGGCTCTTCAGATCTCGTTGTATTTCGggattgaggaaaaaaaatccaaatttgtttgcttctctctctcttttttttttttttttggttgtggggAAAGGTCGCAGGTTTTTTCGGGACAACTGTGGGGAGGCCCCCATCTCGGCCTCTTCGCGTCCCCCACCCCGCTGATCCTGCCTTTCTCCCCCCTAGCCCGTCGCGGGCGGAGACACCTTCTCTGCAGCCCCCTGAGGCAGCCCCACGGGGAGAGAGAACCTGGGGCGCCTCCGAGGTCCACCCAACGAGCGGGGCCTCTTCCTAGGAAGGGGAGATTCAGGACCTTGCTGTCGGCCGAAGCAGCCACCCCCCTCGCACCCGGCGGGTCAGATCCAGCTCCCTTTCGGACAACTTACCTCGGAGAGGAGtcgaggggagaggggaggggagggggagggggcaagagagagaggggggagaagagGAATCTTCTCGCTTATTTCATTGTTCCCCCATCGTCAGGGAGCGGGGGCAGCGGCTCCTCAAGGCGGCGGGCGCCGGCGTCTTCAGAGCGCCGTGCGAGCCGCCGAGCGAGTGTGGCATCTCTACCAGGCGGGGTACCAGCCTCTATGCCAGGCCATATGGGCTTGGCACGTCACGGGCAGCAGCTATCACATGAGAGACGGTGATTGGCATGCGTCTGCATTGGGGGAGAGCCCGCTCCCCCGGGACCCGCCGCCATCTGTCACTCtctactccaaaaaaaaaaaaaaattaaataaataaaggaaataaataaatatttctgcagccctcccctccccgcccAACGCAGGGAAAGCAGGGATtgagggggaggtgggaggagttgCCCCCCTCGGATATGGAGCCCCCCACATGGGAACAATGGGGCAGCAAGGCTGGAAATTGGGATTTCCTGATGGCCAGTTCTAGGCTCCCACCAGGGTCCTGCTCTGTCCATTTCCTCTCCTGAATGCCCCCAAGGTGGGTCAGGGACCAGACCCTGGGGTGTGGAGAGGGGACCTCTGTGCTTGCCCCCACACCCTAGGAGGGTTCCCATGGCCACAAAGGGACAGCTGAGGCCCCCTCCCAGGGTAGGCACGGGGGTGTCCCAGGCCCAAGCCCCATAGGTAGATGTTGGCACCAGGCCATCCCTCATCCCTGtccgcccctcccccaccctccctcacGCACACACAACATATGTGGCTAAAGGAAATTCAAACCaagggaaagacagagaaagggaaagatttGCTTTGATGTCTGTGCCTCTGCATgggcgtgtgtgtgtctgtggggacgtgtgtgtgtctgtggagTTAACCGAAGGGAGATATTTCTTTGGTTGTTGGGGGCATCTGTAtgtttgggtgggggtggggaggaactgGTGAGATAAGTCTATGTAACCACCTGAGTCTAGAAACCTCTTACTTTCCCCCTTCCTGTCCTCCCCCTGTCAGACAGGTGACCATCCCACCAGAGGCACTCTCTTGGCCTTCAGACTTGGTTatttgaaggaggaggaggggtctGGGCTGGAAACTGCCTAAAGTTCCTGGATGAGACCTGAGCATTCTCTTCCCCTtgcaaaaaatactgaaaatactgACACTAACCCAGAGAGTGGCCAGGGGGAGGTAGGTCAGACAGGTGTTTTGATAAGGAAGGTAGGAAACTGCTGTTTTATCTTACAGTTCACCTTTCAACCCTCTCACTGGGCCAGACACAAATGCAAATGGCACAGGTTGAGGGAGGTagccttacacacacacacacacacacctgttccTCACCCTGTGGTGCAGAAAATGGATACATACTCCTACTCAAATAGACAGGAGTGTGGAGTGTGAGCAGGTAATCACAGCCAGGTGTAGAAAGACCCTTGCTCACACCCCAGTTTGGCCATTTGTGCCTTTTAGACCCTCATTTtctgcctctccccaccctctggcGGATATAGACACGTCCAACTTCAATTATACTTTTAATGCCTAccatgtgcccagcactgtgaCAGTAGAAAGATGAGCCAGAGGAGGACTGGACCTTCCCTCTGGGTGGATACAGCTCCTGCCCTCTAGGGAGCCTCAAGAGGGAGCCTTAAGCTGGGAAGACACTGATTTGATGTGGGATAGACCTAATTCAGCCCTAAGCAGAGACATACGTTAAGGCTAAGGGGGCCTCAGAGAAGCGAGTGCTGGTGCTGCCCCTTGACAGAAGCCCAGGGAGGGAAAAAGAGTCACCTAGGAACACAGAGGTGAAACACTGAACTGGCTCTAGAACTCAGGTACTTGACTCTCAGACTAGTGCTCCTCCTAGGACCCCACAATCTGTGTCATTGGTATCCAAGGATGAGATGCTAACAgtcagttttcctccattcatgGACTCTGGGTTTGGGAAGATGAATCCCATCTATGGAAGATCTCTGGGCTTGGCAGAGAAAAGAGCCAAAGGATGGGCCTTGGGTAGGGTAGAAACTCTGAAGTGCTAATCAGCCCCCTCCTCAGATTGGGCACAGCCTCTAAGGCTTTATTATCCCTTTACTGAGGGCAGGGTCCTCAATTCTCTTAGCCCTTCTCCTTGAGTCCCTTGGCTCCATGCTATGTTGGCTCCATGCACTTGCTCTGGGTTTCTGATTCCTGGCCAACTCTGATtaccaacttttaaaaatgctgaGTGCCTTGAGGAAGTTTTATAACTTCTCTGAGTCTTGATTTccctatctgtgaaatggggataattatGCTACACCCTCAAAGGGCTGCTGTTAGTActaatgagataataaatgtaatGAGCTTAGCACAAATTCAGCAGTATAGTGAGCCCTCAATAAATACCagctcttatttttataaaaatactttgtaaattatAACATGCTTTACAATATTGATTTCTTGCACCTACCCCACTCTACACACATTCAGAAGGTTTTGTCTatataaaaaatggaatttttgatGAATTAATGGGTGAGTGAATGGATGAGCAGGTGAATGAATGCTTCCCTGGGGGAGAGAGATACAACCTGCCTTCTCCCTCAGACACTGAGGTCTCCATCAGAGGTCTCCTAGGCCTCTCCAGGCTAAAGGCAGAAACTTGTTCAGGAT is a window of Nycticebus coucang isolate mNycCou1 chromosome 18, mNycCou1.pri, whole genome shotgun sequence DNA encoding:
- the NEUROD2 gene encoding neurogenic differentiation factor 2 — encoded protein: MLTRLFSEPGLLSDVPKFASWGDGDDDEPRSDKGDAPPPPPPAPGPGAPGPARAAKPVPLRGEEVPEATLAEVKEESELGGEEEEEEEEEEGLDEAEGERPKKRGPKKRKMTKARLERSKLRRQKANARERNRMHDLNAALDNLRKVVPCYSKTQKLSKIETLRLAKNYIWALSEILRSGKRPDLVSYVQTLCKGLSQPTTNLVAGCLQLNSRNFLTEQGADGAGRFHGSGGPFAMHPYPYPCSRLAGAQCQAAGGLGGGAAHALRTHGYCAAYETLYAAAGGGGASPDYNSSEYEGPLSPPLCLNGNFSLKQDSSPDHEKSYHYSMHYSALPGSRPAGHGLVFGSSAVRGGVHSENLLSYDMHLHHDRGPMYEELNAFFHN